Proteins encoded in a region of the Zunongwangia endophytica genome:
- a CDS encoding aldose epimerase family protein encodes MSIKTEKKIESYLPKNTNGLKLNLINYGGRITNLEVPDKNGNLGNVVLNLSEEDYFEPNPFIGALIGRYANRIANASFTLNEELFEIDKNEGRNCLHAGIGGFDAVFWTVEKLSDSKVLLTYDSPHLEMGFPGNLKVNVYYELTNTNELKIAYHSVSDQETVINLTQHAYFNLTADFNKKITDHEVFINVDAFLPTSGNISTGEIRAVKDSVFDFRKPKNTDSTIDDNNEQLQIAGGYDHCFVLNNKQGLSLAASAYDRKSGRFLEVFTTEPGVQFYTGNSLDGSLKIPNQSGNYEKCSGFCFKTQHFPDSSNQPDFSSVVIQAGEEFFSETVYKFSVKTEEDN; translated from the coding sequence ATGAGTATTAAAACCGAAAAAAAGATTGAGTCCTATCTCCCTAAAAATACTAATGGATTGAAGCTTAATTTAATTAATTATGGTGGACGCATTACCAATCTTGAAGTTCCAGATAAAAACGGAAACTTAGGTAATGTTGTTTTAAACCTTAGCGAAGAAGATTATTTCGAACCCAATCCCTTTATCGGTGCATTAATAGGGAGATATGCCAACCGAATAGCGAATGCAAGTTTTACCCTAAATGAAGAGTTATTCGAGATTGATAAGAACGAAGGTAGAAATTGCCTGCATGCCGGTATTGGTGGTTTTGATGCTGTTTTTTGGACAGTAGAAAAGCTAAGTGATTCTAAAGTCCTTTTAACCTATGATAGTCCGCATTTAGAAATGGGATTTCCAGGAAATTTAAAAGTGAACGTTTATTATGAACTTACCAATACCAATGAATTAAAAATAGCATATCATTCAGTTTCAGATCAGGAAACGGTGATTAATTTAACTCAACATGCTTATTTTAATCTAACGGCAGATTTTAACAAGAAAATCACCGATCATGAAGTTTTTATCAATGTCGATGCTTTTTTGCCAACTTCAGGAAATATATCAACAGGTGAAATTAGAGCGGTAAAAGACAGCGTATTTGATTTTAGAAAACCGAAAAATACAGATAGTACTATAGACGATAATAATGAACAACTTCAAATAGCTGGTGGTTACGATCATTGTTTTGTTTTGAATAACAAACAGGGTTTGAGTTTAGCAGCAAGTGCTTATGATCGTAAGAGTGGCCGTTTTTTAGAAGTTTTTACCACAGAGCCGGGAGTGCAATTTTACACCGGTAATTCTTTGGATGGTAGTCTAAAAATTCCAAATCAATCAGGGAATTACGAAAAGTGTTCCGGTTTTTGTTTTAAGACACAGCATTTTCCCGATTCTTCAAATCAACCCGATTTTTCTTCAGTGGTTATACAGGCAGGAGAGGAATTCTTTTCAGAAACAGTATATAAATTTTCGGTAAAAACTGAAGAAGATAATTAG
- a CDS encoding SGNH/GDSL hydrolase family protein: MLQHLKYRFGKSFRAKRKLLVALSLMSLIACGTFNSISKNSSENQEKWVGSWSTAPQLVESRNVPPAPGLTGNTLRQIISPSLGGKTIRLKFSNEFSDLPVEMKSVEIAIVKEQPLVEISTVKTLEFNGSPEIIMPAGEAVFSDALAFEFEPRDRLAITIKFGETSEKITGHPGSRTTSYLVEGNQNIKENDFENAITTDHWYVINTLDVMAGKDASAIAILGNSITDGRGSGTNKQNRWPDILAKRLIQHSETKNIGVLNMGIGGNCVLKGGLGPTGLSRFDRDILNQNAVKYLIILEGVNDLGGTPDSTAAFKVANNLIEAYKTMIKKAHTKNIKVYGATITPIKKSFYYKEFREQARQKVNNWIRTSGEFDAVIDFAKVLENPEEPNVIANGLHSGDYLHPNEKGYEVMGEAIELSLF; this comes from the coding sequence ATGTTACAACATTTAAAATATAGATTCGGAAAAAGTTTTAGAGCAAAGCGTAAGCTGCTCGTAGCATTATCTTTAATGTCTTTAATAGCTTGTGGAACCTTTAATTCTATTTCAAAAAATAGTAGTGAAAATCAAGAAAAATGGGTTGGCAGTTGGAGTACCGCTCCGCAATTGGTGGAATCAAGAAACGTTCCGCCGGCACCGGGATTAACAGGCAACACCTTACGCCAAATTATTAGTCCGTCTTTGGGAGGAAAAACCATTCGTTTAAAATTTTCTAATGAGTTTAGTGATCTGCCGGTTGAAATGAAATCTGTAGAGATTGCAATAGTAAAGGAGCAACCCCTTGTTGAAATTTCAACGGTGAAAACATTGGAATTTAATGGAAGCCCTGAAATTATAATGCCTGCCGGAGAAGCAGTATTCTCTGATGCACTTGCCTTTGAATTTGAGCCAAGGGACAGATTAGCGATTACTATAAAATTTGGTGAAACTTCAGAAAAAATTACCGGACATCCTGGTTCTAGGACAACTTCTTATTTAGTCGAAGGAAACCAGAATATTAAAGAAAATGATTTTGAGAATGCGATAACTACAGATCATTGGTATGTGATAAATACTCTTGATGTTATGGCAGGAAAAGATGCTTCAGCCATTGCGATTTTGGGAAATTCGATCACCGATGGCCGTGGATCTGGGACTAATAAACAAAATCGTTGGCCAGATATTTTAGCCAAGAGGTTAATTCAGCATTCAGAAACAAAAAATATAGGAGTGCTTAATATGGGGATTGGTGGAAATTGTGTTTTAAAAGGTGGATTAGGTCCCACAGGTTTAAGCCGATTTGATCGCGATATTTTAAATCAAAACGCAGTGAAATATTTGATCATTCTGGAAGGGGTAAATGATCTTGGAGGAACACCAGATAGTACAGCCGCTTTTAAGGTGGCTAATAATCTGATTGAAGCATACAAAACCATGATCAAGAAAGCGCATACTAAAAACATTAAGGTGTATGGCGCGACGATAACCCCTATTAAAAAATCTTTCTATTATAAGGAATTTAGAGAACAGGCACGACAAAAAGTGAATAATTGGATTAGAACTAGTGGAGAATTTGATGCTGTGATCGATTTTGCTAAAGTTTTGGAGAATCCCGAAGAACCGAATGTGATCGCTAACGGTTTACATTCTGGGGACTATTTACATCCAAATGAAAAAGGTTATGAAGTGATGGGGGAGGCTATAGAACTGTCATTGTTTTAA
- a CDS encoding sialate O-acetylesterase — translation MRFFYIFIFLFANTLFAQVRLPKLVSDGMVLQRNSNVRIWGWASEGEQINVNFHQKSYRTIAENGKWEVFLENPAVGGPYTMEVSGDNSIKLDSIYVGDVWLCSGQSNMELPMSRVAPKYPEEIKTADNAEIRYFQVQKEYNLNEQLDDLSGGNWVSVNQNTIENFAAIPYFFAKNLNKEYQIPIGLIDASLGGSPVEAWMSEKALKNFPDAIAEVKRLKPEGVIDSLEGLDQDQIRNWYTTITTEDLGIKSNWKSPDFDDSEWKEIELPGLLKKPVNGVIWFRKEFDLPTEFSANPAGLLMGRLVDADSVFVNGTFVGNTTYQYPPRRYHIPENVLQEGENSITVKLISERGLGGFVKDKPYQINFSEKSIDLTGTWKYKVGKATAALQPQTFYRWKPTGLYNAMIHPLLNYSIKGAIWYQGESNTSEPEKYSELFPKMIESWRENWHQEASNFPFLFVQLANFMESKEKPIDTNWARLREAQKEALNLPNTGMAVAIDVGEWNDIHPLDKKTVSDRLAASAKNVAYGDASVVPSGPIYSSSEIKNDMIILHFDYVGSGLKIKNNEDLKGFAIAGSDKQFVWAKAKIDGDKVIVYSPDVKKPVAVRYAWADNPEHANLYNKEDLPASPFRTDQWK, via the coding sequence ATGCGTTTTTTTTATATTTTCATTTTTTTATTTGCCAATACGCTGTTTGCCCAAGTTCGTTTGCCAAAACTGGTAAGCGACGGGATGGTATTACAGCGTAATAGCAATGTTCGTATTTGGGGATGGGCTTCAGAAGGAGAACAGATTAATGTCAATTTTCACCAAAAAAGCTATAGAACCATTGCAGAAAATGGGAAATGGGAAGTTTTTCTTGAAAATCCTGCGGTTGGTGGACCATATACCATGGAAGTTTCAGGCGATAATAGCATTAAATTGGATTCGATCTATGTAGGAGACGTTTGGTTGTGTTCTGGCCAGTCTAATATGGAGTTACCAATGTCTCGCGTAGCACCTAAATATCCTGAAGAAATAAAAACGGCTGATAATGCTGAAATTCGATATTTTCAGGTGCAAAAAGAATACAATCTTAATGAACAGTTAGATGATCTTTCTGGCGGAAATTGGGTTTCGGTAAACCAAAACACCATTGAGAATTTTGCAGCCATTCCTTATTTTTTTGCTAAAAACCTGAATAAAGAATACCAAATTCCCATTGGGTTAATAGATGCCAGTCTTGGTGGTTCTCCGGTCGAGGCATGGATGAGCGAAAAAGCACTTAAAAATTTTCCTGATGCAATTGCTGAAGTAAAAAGGCTAAAACCTGAAGGGGTTATTGATAGTCTGGAGGGGCTGGATCAAGACCAAATTCGTAATTGGTACACCACAATAACAACAGAAGATCTTGGGATAAAATCAAATTGGAAAAGCCCTGATTTTGATGATAGCGAATGGAAAGAAATCGAATTACCCGGTTTATTGAAAAAACCGGTAAACGGAGTGATATGGTTTCGTAAAGAATTTGATTTACCAACTGAATTTTCTGCAAATCCAGCTGGACTTTTGATGGGGAGACTCGTGGATGCCGATTCTGTTTTTGTAAATGGTACTTTTGTGGGGAACACTACCTATCAATATCCACCAAGAAGATACCATATTCCTGAAAATGTTCTTCAAGAAGGTGAAAATAGTATCACTGTAAAATTGATTAGCGAAAGGGGATTAGGCGGATTTGTAAAAGATAAACCTTATCAGATTAATTTTTCTGAAAAAAGCATTGATCTTACAGGAACCTGGAAATATAAAGTAGGAAAAGCAACAGCGGCATTGCAACCACAAACCTTTTATCGTTGGAAACCTACAGGTCTTTACAATGCGATGATTCATCCTTTGCTTAATTATTCTATTAAAGGAGCGATTTGGTATCAGGGAGAATCGAACACCAGTGAACCTGAAAAATACAGTGAATTATTTCCAAAGATGATTGAGAGCTGGCGAGAAAACTGGCATCAGGAGGCATCTAACTTTCCTTTTCTCTTTGTTCAACTAGCGAACTTTATGGAAAGTAAAGAAAAACCAATAGATACCAATTGGGCGAGACTTCGTGAAGCTCAAAAAGAGGCCTTAAATTTACCCAATACCGGTATGGCTGTAGCTATTGATGTTGGGGAATGGAATGATATACATCCTTTAGATAAAAAAACAGTTAGTGATCGCCTGGCCGCTTCAGCAAAAAATGTGGCTTATGGAGATGCTTCAGTAGTACCTTCCGGGCCAATTTATAGTTCTTCAGAAATAAAAAATGATATGATTATTCTGCATTTTGACTACGTAGGCAGCGGCTTAAAAATAAAAAATAACGAAGATTTAAAAGGTTTTGCAATTGCTGGGAGCGATAAACAATTTGTTTGGGCAAAGGCTAAAATCGATGGCGATAAAGTGATTGTTTATAGTCCAGATGTGAAAAAGCCCGTTGCGGTAAGATATGCCTGGGCCGATAATCCAGAGCACGCAAATTTATACAATAAGGAAGATTTACCCGCTTCACCATTTAGAACAGATCAATGGAAATAA